Proteins from one Mycobacterium adipatum genomic window:
- a CDS encoding Ms4533A family Cys-rich leader peptide: MHAATGNKSGHILALIAVGFSAVADVCCCR, encoded by the coding sequence ATGCACGCGGCGACCGGCAACAAGAGCGGCCATATCTTGGCCCTCATTGCCGTGGGTTTCTCCGCCGTTGCCGATGTCTGTTGTTGTCGCTGA
- the cysT gene encoding sulfate ABC transporter permease subunit CysT, translating to MRRSPRRPGGATLQVGVAVLWLSLIVLLPLAAIVWTSAEGGWGAFWSAVTSPSALASFRVTLTISIGVTLVNVVFGLLIAWVLVRDEFPLKRVVDAIIDLPFALPTIVASLVLLSLYGPGSPVGIHIQHTAWGVALALAFVTLPFVVRAVQPVLLELDREVEEAAASLGANNLTIFLRVILPALAPALLSGAGLAFSRAIGEFGSIVLIGGAIPGETEVSSQWIRTLIENDDRVGAAAISIVLLLISFVMLFILRYFGARAAKREESAR from the coding sequence GTGCGTCGATCACCGCGTCGACCCGGCGGCGCCACCCTGCAGGTCGGGGTGGCGGTGCTGTGGTTGTCCCTTATCGTGTTGCTGCCGCTGGCCGCGATCGTGTGGACATCGGCCGAAGGTGGGTGGGGCGCGTTCTGGTCGGCGGTCACCTCGCCCTCGGCGCTGGCGTCGTTCCGGGTGACGCTGACCATCTCGATCGGGGTGACCCTGGTCAACGTGGTCTTCGGACTGCTGATCGCCTGGGTTCTGGTTCGCGACGAGTTCCCGCTCAAGCGCGTCGTCGACGCGATCATCGACCTGCCGTTCGCGCTGCCGACGATTGTGGCCAGCCTGGTGCTGCTGTCGTTGTACGGTCCCGGCAGCCCGGTGGGCATCCATATCCAGCACACCGCGTGGGGTGTCGCGCTGGCGTTGGCGTTCGTGACGTTGCCGTTCGTGGTCCGCGCCGTCCAGCCCGTCCTGCTGGAACTCGACCGCGAGGTGGAGGAGGCCGCGGCCTCACTGGGCGCCAACAATCTCACGATCTTCCTCAGGGTCATCCTGCCCGCGCTGGCACCCGCGCTGCTCTCGGGTGCCGGGCTGGCGTTCTCCCGCGCCATCGGCGAGTTCGGGTCGATCGTGCTCATCGGTGGCGCCATCCCCGGCGAGACCGAGGTGTCCTCGCAGTGGATCCGCACGCTCATCGAGAATGACGACCGGGTCGGCGCGGCGGCCATCTCCATCGTGCTGTTGCTGATCTCGTTCGTGATGCTGTTCATCCTGCGCTACTTCGGCGCGCGGGCGGCCAAGCGGGAGGAGTCGGCTCGATGA
- the cysW gene encoding sulfate ABC transporter permease subunit CysW codes for MTLSRPAQLILRLIAALYVIALLVVPLGAILWRALAPGVGDFFASISTPAAQSALQLSLLVVAIVVPLNVVFGVPTAIVLARRKFRGKNALQAAIDLPFAVSPVVIGVALIVLWGSAGLFGFVENSWGLKIIFGFPGIVLASLFVTIPFVIREVEPVLHEVGTDQEEAAATLGANWWQTFWRITLPSIRWGLTYGVVLTVARTLGEFGAVLMVSSNLPGQSQTLTLLVHDRYTLGNPYGAYTISVVLMAVALIVLVAQIVFDAQRSRVKTED; via the coding sequence ATGACGCTGTCCCGCCCCGCGCAGCTCATCCTGCGACTGATCGCCGCGCTGTATGTCATCGCGCTGCTGGTGGTCCCGCTGGGGGCGATCCTGTGGCGCGCGCTCGCGCCCGGGGTGGGGGACTTCTTCGCCTCGATCTCCACCCCCGCCGCGCAGTCCGCCCTGCAGCTGTCGCTGCTGGTGGTCGCGATCGTGGTGCCGCTGAACGTCGTCTTCGGGGTGCCGACGGCCATCGTGCTGGCCCGGCGCAAGTTCCGCGGCAAGAACGCCCTGCAGGCGGCGATCGACCTGCCGTTCGCGGTGTCGCCGGTCGTCATCGGTGTCGCTCTGATCGTGCTGTGGGGCAGCGCCGGTCTGTTCGGGTTCGTGGAGAACAGCTGGGGTTTGAAGATCATCTTCGGCTTTCCCGGCATCGTGCTGGCCAGTCTGTTCGTGACGATCCCGTTCGTGATCCGTGAGGTCGAGCCGGTGCTGCACGAGGTCGGCACCGATCAGGAGGAGGCGGCGGCCACCCTCGGTGCCAACTGGTGGCAGACGTTCTGGCGCATCACGTTGCCGTCCATCCGGTGGGGGCTGACCTACGGCGTGGTGCTGACCGTGGCCCGCACTCTCGGCGAGTTCGGTGCCGTGCTGATGGTGTCGTCCAATCTGCCCGGCCAGTCGCAGACGCTGACCCTGTTGGTGCACGACCGCTACACCCTCGGTAACCCCTACGGCGCCTACACGATCTCGGTGGTGTTGATGGCGGTCGCGCTAATCGTGTTGGTGGCGCAGATCGTGTTTGACGCCCAACGTTCGCGCGTCAAGACTGAGGACTGA
- a CDS encoding sulfate ABC transporter substrate-binding protein: MPSVPKTATARRSTKRASALTALALSTTLLAACAGGASDVVGEGNVADADTTLTLVAYAVPEPGWSKIAPAFAGTEEGKGVGVTASYGASGDQSRGVESGKPADVVNFSVEPDITRLVKAGLVDEDWNAGAQKGVPFGSVVTFAVREGNPKNIRDWDDLLKPGVEVITPSPLSSGSAKWNLLAPYAAKSNGGRDHAAGIAYVQELVSQHVKLRPGSGREATDVFRQGTGDVLLAYENEALHYDLEHVNPPQTFKIENPVAVVNTSKHLDKATEFVNFQYTPEAQKVWAEAGFRPVDPAVAAEFAEKFPAPEKLWTITDLGGWSKVDPQLFDKDNGEITKIYKQATG; this comes from the coding sequence ATGCCCAGTGTCCCCAAAACCGCCACAGCCCGAAGGTCCACCAAACGCGCGAGCGCACTCACCGCGCTCGCGCTGTCCACCACACTGCTCGCGGCGTGCGCCGGCGGAGCCAGCGATGTCGTCGGTGAGGGCAACGTCGCCGATGCCGACACGACGCTGACACTGGTGGCCTACGCGGTGCCGGAGCCCGGCTGGTCCAAGATCGCGCCGGCGTTCGCCGGCACCGAGGAAGGCAAGGGTGTCGGTGTCACCGCGTCCTACGGCGCCTCCGGTGACCAGTCCCGCGGCGTCGAGTCCGGTAAGCCGGCCGACGTCGTCAACTTCTCCGTCGAACCGGACATCACCCGGCTGGTCAAGGCCGGACTGGTCGACGAGGACTGGAACGCCGGTGCCCAAAAAGGTGTGCCGTTCGGGTCTGTGGTGACCTTCGCCGTCCGCGAGGGAAACCCGAAGAACATCCGTGACTGGGACGACTTGCTCAAGCCGGGCGTCGAGGTCATCACCCCCAGCCCGTTGAGTTCGGGTTCGGCCAAGTGGAACCTGCTGGCACCGTATGCGGCCAAGAGCAACGGCGGCCGGGACCATGCGGCCGGCATCGCCTACGTCCAGGAGTTGGTCAGCCAGCACGTCAAGCTGCGGCCGGGCTCGGGCCGGGAGGCCACCGACGTGTTCCGCCAAGGCACCGGTGACGTATTGCTGGCCTACGAGAACGAGGCCCTGCATTACGACCTGGAGCACGTGAACCCGCCGCAGACCTTCAAGATCGAAAACCCGGTAGCGGTGGTGAACACCAGCAAGCACCTCGACAAGGCCACCGAATTCGTGAACTTCCAGTACACGCCGGAGGCGCAGAAGGTGTGGGCCGAGGCCGGCTTCCGGCCCGTCGATCCCGCGGTCGCGGCGGAGTTCGCCGAGAAGTTCCCGGCCCCGGAGAAGTTGTGGACCATCACCGATCTGGGTGGCTGGTCCAAGGTCGATCCGCAGCTGTTCGACAAGGACAACGGTGAGATCACCAAGATCTACAAGCAGGCCACCGGGTGA